One window from the genome of Daphnia pulex isolate KAP4 chromosome 9, ASM2113471v1 encodes:
- the LOC124203270 gene encoding uncharacterized protein LOC124203270 isoform X2, translated as MVEGPRCVLTIPAVLPHLNNNENFNLDEFLLYIMTTDYQNFPGEKLDEISDVPCIRTNIIQNFHAILHYFTLKDSQARGGVRPSCIAYITQNQTKLYRLKNEILNVLNMSAQILKNANMRWMGSLGQDVGVQENNTITSLLDKWNHLTQPEPELGDQEKKLKPWHLLCPIGISIVISGLIFVYKITCRPLEDQILDPKVICSTYDLFTNVNPDNVDFKAVMSQLNSFIL; from the exons ATGG TCGAAGGGCCTCGTTGTGTTTTGACTATCCCAGCTGTTCTACCTCATCTGAATAACAATGAGAATTTCAATCTggatgaatttcttctttacaTAATGACAACAGATTATCAGAATTTTCCAgg GGAAAAGTTGGATGAAATATCTGATGTGCCTTGCATTCGGACCAACATCATTCAGAATTTCCATGCCATCCTTCATTACTTTACTTTGAAGGATTCTCAGGCAAGAGGAGGTGTGCGTCCTTCTTGCATAGCTTACATCACTCAAAATCAGACCAAGCTCTATCgtctgaaaaatgaaatcctcAATGTTCTCAACATGTCTGcccaaatattgaaaaatgcAAACATGAGGTGGATGGGGAGCTTAGGACAGGATGTTGGAGTACAG GAGAACAACACTATCACTAGTCTGCTTGACAAATGGAATCATCTAACTCAGCCAGAACCTGAATTAGGGGATCAAGAAAAGAAGCTTAAGCCATGGCATTTGCTCTGTCCCATAGGAATCTCAATTGTGATATCAGGTCTAATATTTGTGTATAAAATAACCTGTAGACCTCTGGAAGATCAGATCTTGGACCCAAAGGTGATTTGTTCAACTTATGATTTGTTTACCAACGTAAACCCCGATAATGTTGATTTTAAAGCTGTAATGTCTCAATTAAACAGTTTTATATTATGA
- the LOC124203270 gene encoding guanine nucleotide exchange protein smcr8a-like isoform X1 produces the protein MASSQTIRDFILISEFCEVEGPRCVLTIPAVLPHLNNNENFNLDEFLLYIMTTDYQNFPGEKLDEISDVPCIRTNIIQNFHAILHYFTLKDSQARGGVRPSCIAYITQNQTKLYRLKNEILNVLNMSAQILKNANMRWMGSLGQDVGVQENNTITSLLDKWNHLTQPEPELGDQEKKLKPWHLLCPIGISIVISGLIFVYKITCRPLEDQILDPKVICSTYDLFTNVNPDNVDFKAVMSQLNSFIL, from the exons aTGGCTAGTAGCCAAACGATTAGAGACTTTATTCTAATAAGCGAATTCTGTGAAGTCGAAGGGCCTCGTTGTGTTTTGACTATCCCAGCTGTTCTACCTCATCTGAATAACAATGAGAATTTCAATCTggatgaatttcttctttacaTAATGACAACAGATTATCAGAATTTTCCAgg GGAAAAGTTGGATGAAATATCTGATGTGCCTTGCATTCGGACCAACATCATTCAGAATTTCCATGCCATCCTTCATTACTTTACTTTGAAGGATTCTCAGGCAAGAGGAGGTGTGCGTCCTTCTTGCATAGCTTACATCACTCAAAATCAGACCAAGCTCTATCgtctgaaaaatgaaatcctcAATGTTCTCAACATGTCTGcccaaatattgaaaaatgcAAACATGAGGTGGATGGGGAGCTTAGGACAGGATGTTGGAGTACAG GAGAACAACACTATCACTAGTCTGCTTGACAAATGGAATCATCTAACTCAGCCAGAACCTGAATTAGGGGATCAAGAAAAGAAGCTTAAGCCATGGCATTTGCTCTGTCCCATAGGAATCTCAATTGTGATATCAGGTCTAATATTTGTGTATAAAATAACCTGTAGACCTCTGGAAGATCAGATCTTGGACCCAAAGGTGATTTGTTCAACTTATGATTTGTTTACCAACGTAAACCCCGATAATGTTGATTTTAAAGCTGTAATGTCTCAATTAAACAGTTTTATATTATGA
- the LOC124203266 gene encoding mitogen-activated protein kinase kinase kinase 7-like produces MDSSETFSGDLKTIPEDLEIDISEVEELREIGRGTFGVVYRGVWRSKVVAVKKINTSAEQKTFMIEIRQLSRVSHPNIVKLYGASTKRTVCLLMELAEASLYDVLHCRSKISYTFHHAMNWALQCARGVAYLHGMKPCAIIHRDLKPPNLLLMMEGRVLKICDFGTACDMRTQMTNGQGSAAWMAPEVFEGNHYTEKCDVFSWSIILWELLARQKPFSHILDSAFTIMWAIHTGKRPPLIKGCPVPLENIMTSCWNKDPNNRPSMEQVVKEISHLFQFFPDEIPPLEYPNQSDLIEAGGASLESCGSDPSLSNSSCSSAVLTSLPVPRTKYHHSPARPVTPAHREETDSLLPAFNQLLSEKENMLQPGRSLVTPSSLKLLSPRIIGGTSTVSEPLHLIIGGESDESAEGYAIPPLGEDFLQGGLGRMQSPYQPQMTNTANESIGQLGPLETPRRPQQFDHPFKRRSAEFPHVDICVPTSPVPSFPVLQPYSSGWSGAEARRVEESANVSVMGHRRSSSHGNPSQLWTGVTPQQSMPCISNLPGQRHIGETNHVIGEQPIDEIFFLLHPSLRPIPPCPTSQVSMRVYEEHRKMAKEYLEVQKELQWMTKYCNELVEHLEETKKQQTEQRRTSQQPLEQSELQRSVEEFVRLESEKKSLLEFQRNLTEQLSKVHREQLQMQQQQQQQQQQQRQVPQPNDQSRSSPLPDDGWVVLSRI; encoded by the exons ATGGATTCGTCAGAAACATTTTCTGGCGACTTAAAAACAATACCAGAAGACTTGGAAATAGATATAAGTGAAGTCGAAGAATTGCGG GAAATCGGACGAGGAACTTTTGGGGTGGTATACAGAGGTGTTTGGCGATCCAAAGTTGTggcagttaaaaaaattaacacatCAGCTGAACAAAAAACCTTCATGATTGAGATAAGGCAACTGTCAAGAGTATCACATCCTAATATAGTAAAGCTGTATGGAGCTTCCACAAAGAGAACAGTTTGTCTTCTCATGGAATTGGCTGAAGCTTCATTATATGATG TTCTACATTGCCGCTCCAAGATATCTTATACCTTCCATCACGCTATGAACTGGGCTCTGCAGTGTGCAAGAGGAGTAGCTTACCTACATGGTATGAAGCCTTGTGCCATCATTCACAG AGATCTTAAGCCACCAAACCTCCTATTAATGATGGAGGGTagagttttgaaaatttgtgatTTTGGCACTGCATGTGACATGAGAACTCAAATGACTAATGGGCAAGGTAGTGCTGCATGGATGGCACCTGAAGTTTTTGAAG gCAACCACTACACTGAAAAATGTGATGTGTTTAGTTGGAGTATCATTTTATGGGAGTTACTAGCCCGTCAAAAACCGTTTAGTCACATATTAGACTCGGCGTTTACCATAATGTGGGCCATTCACACAGGCAAGCGTCCCCCTCTTATAAAAGGCTGCCCCGTTCCGTTAGAGAACATAATGACCAG ttgttggAATAAAGATCCAAACAACAGACCATCAATGGAGCAAGTCGTCAAAGAAATATCgcatttgtttcaattcttcCCTGACGAAATTCCACCCCTCGAATACCCTAACCAATCGGATTTGATCGAAGCTGgtg GAGCCAGCTTGGAAAGTTGTGGCAGTGACCCCAGTTTGAGCAACTCTTCTTGTTCCAGTGCAGTTTTGACATCACTGCCTGTTCCTAGAACAAAGTACCACCATTCACCCGCTCGTCCTGTCACTCCCGCCCATCGAGAAGAAACAGACAGCTTACTGCCAGCTTTTAACCAACTGCTCagcgaaaaggaaaacatgcTGCAGCCAGGTCGTTCGCTTGTCACGCCCAGTAGCCTCAAGCTGCTTTCACCTAGAATAATAGGAGGCACTAGCACTGTTAGCGAGCCACTGCACCTAATCATTGGCGGAGAAAGCGACGAGTCAGCCGAAGGCTATGCCATACCGCCATTGGGCGAGGATTTCTTACAGGGTGGTCTAGGAAGAATGCAGTCACCTTATCAGCCACAGATGACTAATACGGCCAACGAAAGTATAGGGCAACTAGGGCCGTTGGAAACTCCCCGTCGACCTCAGCAATTCGATCATCCGTTCAAGAGAAGATCAGCGGAATTTCCTCACGTTGACATATGCGTCCCTACGTCTCCAGTACCGTCGTTTCCAGTTCTTCAACCCTATTCTTCCGGATGGAGCGGAGCAGAAGCTAGAAGAGTAGAAGAATCCGCAAATGTGAGCGTCATGGGCCACCGCAGATCCTCTTCACACGGGAATCCTTCCCAATTATGGACTGGTGTCACTCCACAGCAATCGATGCCTTGCATTTCAAATCTGCCTGGTCAACGTCATATTG GTGAAACGAATCATGTCATTGGAGAGCAGCCCATTGACGAAATCTTTTTCCTGTTGCATCCCTCGCTGAGGCCTATCCCACCATGCCCGACTAGTCAAGTATCGATGAGGGTCTACGAAGAACATCGAAAG ATGGCAAAGGAATATTTGGAAGTGCAGAAAGAGCTGCAGTGGATGACCAAATATTGCAACGAGCTGGTTGAACATTTGGAAGAGACAAAGAAACAACAGACGGAGCAGCGGCGAACTAGTCAACAGCCGCTTGAACAGTCGGAATTGCAGCGATCGGTGGAAGAATTTGTCCGGCtcgaaagtgaaaaaaagagcctCCTCGAATTTCAACGAAATCTTACAGAGCAGCTCAGCAAAGTTCATCGAGAACAACTCCAaatgcagcaacaacaacagcagcagcaacaacaacagcgacaAGTTCCACAGCCTAATGATCAATCAAGATCGTCTCCTTTGCCTGACGATGGTTGGGTCGTTCTTTCGC gtatttga
- the LOC124203265 gene encoding lysosomal alpha-mannosidase-like, with protein sequence MMAIMHVVTILCLVCSWIKLGESVCYRSPNACPQTEKDFLNVHIVPHSHDDVGWLKTVEQYYYGTNNSIQNAAVQYTYDSVLEELWKDSEKKFVSVEMEFFSHWWKEQTSHVKRKVHKVVERGQLEFVGGGWCMNDEAAASYVDIIDQMTMGLKFLNDTFGECAAPKAVWQIDPFGHSKEQASIFAQMGFEYLFLGRIDYQDKALRMSNGEMEMMWDASESLGTEIFTGVLYNTYGPPPGFCFDVLCGDETIVDDPDSPMFNIDRRSKQLVAYILEQSKHYRTNNIILTMGEDFHYQYAHAWYKNLDKLIKYINKVYFNSQIRLFYSTPSCYGQAVKNALVEALPRKTDDFFPYASDPHAYWTGYFTSRPTFKGLVRQTSNLLQACKQIQAVTVRRRSNVLNQFQRSQAIAQHHDAVTGTAKQHVNNDYIVRLDQGIRGCSGVFSESFNHLLSLNGSTLNQEYCAMLNISQCQTTEQNSPFIVTLYNPLAFRSSHTVRIPVTDGSYAVTDHEGRLVASQMVPIAEAVLLLPGRNSNATNELIFRAEDLPPLGLRSYHVKTPEGKPGKRMLRSRPRTIQLPNKEDILVSAYGLSLKFDRQTGHLVQIGNESVQQQLLFYPAMAGNNSRFEFRASGAYIFRPNGTDALPLEQPATKLTTIFGPVITEIRQQINTNTMQIFRLHRDESFIELDWILGPIPIEDGIGKEYISRFTAPEIRNNGTFFTDSNGREMLQRQLNHRLTYKVNVTEPTAGNFYPVNSFAYVEDKSTRSRMTVLNDRAQGVSSLLPGSLEFMIHRRLLHDDAFGVGEALNETAYGVGLAARGSHWLGVENSRSVARFLAQRMARSPILTFSPTTLSAEEFRKSYRMEVALLNRDLPPNVNLLTLEPWDDQGRILVRFEHFFGVGEDETFSQPASISLKGLFATLNIRTVEEVNLSSNRPIKILDTDELVLKPMEIRTLILSTQQ encoded by the exons ATGATGGCCATCATGCATGTCGTAACAATTCTGTGTCTAGTTTGTAGCTGGATAAAACTTGGAGAAAGTGTGTGTTATCGTTCGCCAAac GCTTGTCCACAAACTGAAAAAGACTTTTTGAATGTTCATATTGTCCCTCACTCTCATGATG ATGTTGGCTGGTTAAAAACTGTAGAGCAGTACTATTATGGAA CTAACAACTCGATCCAGAATGCTGCTGTCCAGTACACATATGATTCAGTCTTGGAAGAATTATGgaaagattcagaaaagaaatttgtcagtgttgaaatggaatttttctcACACTGGTGGAAAGAGCAAACCTCTCATGTCAAGAGGAAGGTCCACAAAGTGGTAGAAAG AGGACAATTAGAATTTGTTGGAGGTGGTTGGTGTATGAACGATGAAGCTGCCGCCTCG TACGTCGACATCATAGACCAAATGACTATGGGATTAAAATTTCTCAACGATACGTTTGGTGAATGTGCTGCTCCAAAAGCTGTCTGGCAAATTGATCCATTTGGCCACTCAAAAGAACAAGCTAGCATTTTTGCGCAAATGGGTTTCGAATACCTCTTTCTCGGGCGGATTGATTATCAAGATAAGGCTTTACGGATGAGCAACGGAGAAATGGAAATGATGTGGGACGCTTCTGAAAGTTTGGGCACAGAGATCTTTACAGGAGTGTTATACAACACGTACGGCCCTCCACCTGGATTCTGCTTTGACGTTCTCTGCGGTGATGAAACTATAGTAGACGACCCTGATAGCCCCATGTTCAACATTGACCGCCGA TCAAAACAATTGGTAGCCTATATTTTGGAGCAATCAAAACACTATAGAACTAATAATATCATCCTCACAATGGGCGAGGACTTCCACTATCAATATGCTCACGCCTGGTACAAGAATCTCGACAAACTAatcaa GTACATAAACAAAGTCTACTTTAACAGCCAAATCCGCCTCTTTTACTCCACACCTTCGTGTTACGGCCAAGCTGTGAAAAATGCGCTCGTCGAAGCGTTGCCACGCAAGACGGACGATTTTTTTCCGTACGCAAGCGACCCACATGCCTACTGGACGGGGTATTTTACCTCGCGCCCGACTTTTAAAGGGCTCGTCCGTCAGACAAGCAATTTGCTTCAGGCCTGCAAACAGATTCAAGCGGTTACCGTCAGAAGGCGCTCCAACGTCCTTAACCAATTTCAACGAAGCCAAGCCATCGCCCAACACCACGACGCCGTAACCGGTACTGCTAAGCAGCATGTGAATAATGATTACATCGTCCGTCTAGACCAAGGTATTCGCGGCTGTTCCGGGGTATTTTCGGAATCGTTCAACCACCTGCTGTCTTTGAATGGATCGACATTGAACCAAGAGTATTGCGCAATGCTCAATATCAGCCAATGTCAAACGACCGAACAAAATTCCCCGTTTATCGTCACGCTCTACAATCCTCTCGCCTTCCGCTCCAGCCATACTGTCCGCATACCCGTCACCGATGGATCCTACGCCGTTACTGATCACGAAGGAAGATTGGTTGCGTCACAGATGGTACCAATCGCCGAAGCCGTATTACTTCTCCCCGGCCGCAACAGCAATGCCACAAATGAACTGATCTTTCGAGCGGAAGATCTTCCACCTCTAGGCCTTCGATCCTATCATGTCAAGACTCCCGAGGGAAAGCCTGGCAAGCGGATGCTTCGTTCCCGACCAAGAACAATTCAGCTTCCAAATAAAGAAGATATCCTCGTATCTGCGTACGGTTTGTCGTTGAAATTCGATCGTCAGACCGGCCATTTGGTACAAATAGGCAATGAAagcgtccagcagcaactgTTGTTTTATCCAGCCATGGCGGGCAACAACAGCCGGTTCGAATTTCGGGCTTCGGGAGCCTACATCTTCCGACCGAACGGCACTGACGCTCTTCCACTGGAGCAGCCGGCCACTAAATTAACAACTATTTTCGGTCCGGTCATCACTGAAATCCGCCAACAGATCAATACCAATACGATGCAAATATTCCGTCTTCATCGCGACGAATCTTTCATCGAGCTGGATTGGATTTTGGGCCCGATTCCTATCGAGGATGGAATTGGGAAAGAGTACATTTCACGCTTCACTGCTCCCGAAATCCGAAACAACGGAACGTTTTTCACCGATTCCAATGGCAGAGAAATGTTACAGCGCCAACTGAACCATCGGCTGACCTACAAAGTCAACGTAACTGAGCCCACAGCTGGAAACTTTTATCCAGTCAATTCATTCGCTTATGTGGAGGACAAATCGACGAGAAGTAGGATGACAGTTTTGAACGATCGAGCTCAAGGGGTGTCTAGCTTGCTACCCGGATCCCTCGAGTTTATG ATTCACCGACGATTGTTGCATGACGACGCATTCGGCGTTGGCGAAGCTTTGAACGAAACCGCGTATGGTGTCGGCTTGGCTGCCAGAGGATCTCATTGGCTTGGCGTGGAGAATTCCCGGTCTGTTGCAAGATTTTTAGCACAACGGATGGCTCGTTCTCCTATTCTTACATTCTCTCCCACGACATTATCAGCAGAAGAATTCCGTAAATCTTACCGGATGGAG GTCGCCTTGCTCAACCGAGACCTTCCGCCGAATGTAAATCTTCTGACATTGGAACCATGGGACGACCAAGGCCGCATTTTAGTCcgttttgaacattttttcggTGTCGGTGAGGACGAAACATTTTCTCAACCAGCCAGCATTTCTCTCAAG gggCTTTTTGCAACGCTGAACATTCGGACCGTGGAAGAAGTAAACTTGTCGTCTAATCGACCCATTAAGATTCTGGACACTGATGAGTTGGTGTTGAAGCCCATGGAAATCCGGACGCTGATTTTATCTACCCAACAATGA
- the LOC124203263 gene encoding adhesive plaque matrix protein-like: protein MQMPQPFAVLAVAAILVLGIAESARPRQVYLDQIMMESSQGPSEVVVPAPALNQEMQALRDRFMKARSRFGQRQTTTDVSDAAEEEETTVGKVVELAPISDSSSTTSTLTLDDEEIPKVEEIVKEETVEGPAAPVADEEPAPVAAAEEPVPVADEEPVPVAEEETAAVAEAQTDVKTEDELVPEGRSEDEKLEADEEESEDEEEEEGEDEIDRSDDGTTEEEGEEEEGEETEAEERSDVAAGETEKDLTTRIDGDDIGAVGDGSMESEARAFQRRLLDLMVSEAKEVLMAAMPDRSAMETFRFMPLFKPKYKSSKQSYDRPAKVKKHKPYKKAKKPKKNKKVKKPKGYKKKKPAYAAPTYAAPSAPAYNNPPAYSPPSYNAPAAPAYSAPAAPAYSAPSYNPPAPAYSPPAPAYSAPAYSAPVHKPKPTYGAPTPAYSAPSYEAPKAPAYEAPAPSYEAPKPTYESPKPAYGAPKPHKPKSSYKVPKAKPVHHPKPSYGAPTPTYSAPSYSPPSPPAYAPPAPQSYAPPSAPAYSPPSQPSYSPPSPPAYSPPAQPSYNPPSPPPYSPPSPPAYSPPSQPSYSPPSPPSYSPPSEPSYPAPSSPSYEPPAYEPPSFSPPNFDSPSYDSPSYDPPSYSPASEPSYPSPPTYSPSSEPSYPTPSPPSYEAPSYSPPTEPQQYVPPASPSYEPKYPVRDQSNSGGYNSFGSGFPGAPVPSDPFALSFEPDQYSFDPASQIANRPSEPEWIPPPNFGDHDDQPGEQAAPSIQDNVPTKNTYQQPSYTVPFKAPNNYVRPPPSSPRPPVPIAYRPRPTTNPPHRPAVPTNAPYKRPAPATLPPYQRPAPTNPPYQRPAPPPYTTEAPRPPPVTTPSYIAPPTTPLPVERPVTYPSYPAFPPYHNYNPNDELPVKFQTFGKRPQQAQPQQEEVNQGPIADPSPVEQPEFAQEQEFSQQQPEFTQQQPEFPHQEPEIPQEEPTFHQQEPPFPQQEPSFPQQDAFPQQEPTFPQQDAFPQQETFPQQETFPQQETFPQQETFPQQETFPQQEPEQPFQQQVEQDEVPEETQQVPEESPADFQGFQESEAPPSFGDFPPSSDSDQMVPFADIPQEEANSGSPVNIDPAQTTDFPSFNSGEPDVEPEVSQEGRYAEETPFKRPASRRRPSNNQRFRPEQRDQAEQRDRTAPNDKIQISDDPFFSRVNSEDTYGPFEFKKIFGDAPWPREDEEPSGFSSDFGGRPNRPKNKQQSRARTGPAAGNGEPSVIRPYSDRSSLASSSGQSSLNRLQSRQRSNYGERRNSPTFDSTQEDVQKPGAKSTDSAVEDPDLGNHSAPVDAPSFQRRPSFRRPNAANKPKPVESSESAAPKLNDDSGSSNISSISTSATSLSERRAAARERMLGNRRIQQKRIASAE, encoded by the exons ATGCAGATGCCGCAGCCATTCGCTGTTTTGGCCGTGGCGGCCATCCTCGTCTTGGGCATTGCTGAATCGGCTCGTCCCAGGCAGGTCTACCTCGATCAGATCATGATGGAGAGTAGCCAAGGGCCGTCGGAAGTCGTCGTTCCCGCACCGGCACTCAATCAAGAAATGCAAGCCCTTCGCGATCGATTCATGAAGGCTCGCTCACGATTCGGACAGCGACAGACAACCACCGACGTCAGCGATGcggccgaagaagaagaaacaactgTCGGCAAGGTCGTCGAATTGGCTCCAATCAGCGATTCGTCTTCCACCACGTCGACTTTGACTTTGGATGATGAAGAGATCCCCAAAGTAGAAGAGATCGTCAAGGAAGAGACTGTTGAAGGCCCAGCCGCTCCAGTAGCCGATGAGGAGCCCGCCCCagtagctgctgctgaggaACCCGTTCCAGTAGCTGATGAAGAACCTGTTCCAGTtgctgaagaagaaaccgCCGCAGTAGCCGAGGCCCAAACGGACGTCAAAACTGAGGATGAACTTGTTCCGGAAGGCCGATCGGAAGATGAGAAACTGGAAGCTGATGAAGAAGAAtccgaagatgaagaagaagaagaaggcgaagatGAAATTGACCGTTCCGACGATGGCACCACtgaggaagaaggagaagaagaagaaggcgaagaaACGGAAGCCGAGGAGCGATCTGACGTTGCTGCTggagaaacggaaaaagattTGACGACCCGAATTGATGGTGATGACATTGGAGCTGTTGGCGATGGATCGATGGAGAGTGAAGCCCGTGCCTTCCAGCGCCGCCTTCTCGATCTGATGGTCAGTGAAGCCAAAGAAGTGCTGATGGCCGCCATGCCTGACCGCTCCGCCATGGAGACCTTCCGCTTCATGCCGCTGTTCAAGCCCAAGTACAAGAGTAGCAAGCAGTCGTACGACCGTCCAGCCAAGGTGAAGAAGCACAAGCCCTACAAGAAGGCCAAGAAAcccaagaagaacaagaaggtCAAGAAGCCCAAGggttacaagaagaagaagcccgcTTACGCTGCACCCACTTATGCTGCTCCATCGGCTCCGGCTTACAACAACCCACCCGCATACAGCCCACCATCCTATAACGCTCCTGCGGCTCCTGCTTATAGCGCTCCTGCAGCTCCTGCCTACAGTGCCCCATCTTACAACCCACCTGCTCCAGCCTACAGCCCACCCGCTCCGGCTTACAGTGCTCCGGCTTACAGCGCTCCAGTCCACAAACCCAAACCAACTTACGGCGCTCCTACTCCAGCTTACTCAGCTCCCTCTTACGAAGCACCCAAAGCTCCTGCTTATGAAGCTCCCGCACCTTCCTACGAAGCTCCTAAACCAACTTACGAGTCTCCTAAACCCGCTTACGGCGCTCCTAAACCGCACAAGCCAAAGTCGAGCTACAAAGTTCCAAAGGCGAAACCAGTTCACCATCCCAAACCTTCTTATGGAGCTCCTACTCCGACCTACTCCGCACCATCTTACTCGCCACCATCACCTCCGGCTTACGCACCACCAGCTCCTCAATCTTATGCTCCGCCATCTGCCCCGGCTTATTCACCACCATCCCAGCCGTCGTATTCTCCTCCATCGCCTCCCGCTTATTCGCCTCCGGCCCAGCCATCGTATAATCCTCCATCACCGCCACCATATTCGCCACCTTCTCCTCCCGCTTACTCGCCGCCTTCCCAGCCGTCTTATTCTCCTCCATCGCCGCCGTCTTATTCGCCACCTTCCGAGCCATCGTACCCAGCTCCATCTTCACCATCATACGAGCCTCCCGCGTACGAACCACCTTCATTCTCGCCACCCAACTTCGATTCGCCTTCATACGACTCACCTTCATACGATCCTCCATCATATTCTCCTGCGTCCGAACCGTCGTACCCATCGCCGCCAACTTACTCGCCATCTTCCGAGCCATCTTACCCGACTCCATCGCCTCCGTCTTATGAAGCGCCTTCCTATTCGCCACCCACCGAGCCTCAACAGTACGTTCCTCCAGCTTCGCCATCCTACGAGCCCAAGTACCCAGTTCGCGATCAATCCAATTCCGGCGGATACAACAGTTTCGGTTCCGGATTCCCTGGAGCTCCCGTTCCATCTGATCCATTCGCGTTGAGCTTCGAACCCGATCAGTATTCTTTCGATCCGGCCAGCCAGATTGCCAACCGCCCATCCGAGCCCGAATGGATTCCTCCACCAAATTTCGGCGATCACGACGATCAACCCGGAGAACAGGCTGCCCCCAGCATTCAAGATAATGTCCCGACTAAAAACACGTACCAGCAACCCAGTTACACGGTTCCATTCAAGGCCCCCAATAACTATGTCCGCCCGCCTCCCAGCTCACCTCGTCCACCTGTGCCCATTGCCTACAGACCTCGGCCCACTACCAACCCACCTCACCGCCCAGCAGTGCCGACCAACGCGCCATACAAACGCCCAGCACCAGCGACTCTTCCTCCTTACCAGCGCCCAGCACCTACTAACCCACCATACCAACGCCCAGCTCCTCCGCCATACACCACTGAAGCTCCTCGTCCACCACCAGTGACTACACCATCGTACATTGCCCCACCGACCACTCCACTACCAGTTGAACGCCCGGTTACGTATCCATCCTATCCGGCTTTCCCTCCTTACCACAACTACAACCCCAACGATGAATTGCCAGTCAAGTTCCAGACCTTTGGCAAACGCCCTCAACAAGCCCAGCCCCAACAGGAGGAAGTGAATCAGGGTCCCATTGCCGATCCCAGCCCAGTCGAACAGCCGGAATTCGCCCAAGAACAAGAGTTCTCTCAACAGCAACCGGAATTCACCCAACAACAGCCGGAATTCCCTCATCAGGAGCCAGAAATCCCACAAGAGGAGCCAACATTCCACCAACAGGAGCCCCCCTTCCCTCAACAGGAACCCTCATTCCCTCAACAGGATGCATTCCCTCAACAAGAACCAACATTCCCCCAACAGGATGCATTCCCACAGCAGGAAACATTCCCGCAGCAGGAAACATTCCCCCAGCAGGAAACTTTCCCCCAACAAGAAACTTTCCCCCAACAAGAAACCTTCCCTCAACAAGAACCTGAGCAGCCATTCCAGCAACAAGTAGAACAGGATGAAGTGCCAGAAGAAACCCAACAGGTACCCGAAGAGTCGCCGGCCGATTTCCAGGGCTTCCAGGAAAGCGAGGCACCACCCAGTTTTGGCGATTTCCCACCGTCTTCCGATTCGGATCAAATGGTTCCATTTGCGGATATTCCCCAAGAAGAGGCCAACAGCGGTTCCCCTGTGAATATCGATCCAGCTCAGACCACTGATTTCCCATCTTTCAATTCGGGAGAACCAGATGTCGAGCCGGAAGTGTCCCAGGAAGGCCGGTACGCAGAGGAAACACCATTCAAGAGACCTGCCAGCCGCCGTCGCCCTAGCAACAACCAAAGATTCAGACCGGAACAGAGAGATCAAGCCGAGCAGCGAGACCGGACAGCACCCAACGACAAGATCCAAATCAGCGACGATCCGTTCTTCAGCCGCGTCAACAGCGAAGACACTTACGGTCCTTTCGAGTTCAAGAAAATCTTTGGTG ACGCCCCGTGGCCGAGGGAAGACGAAGAGCCTTCCGGGTTCTCTAGCGACTTTGGTGGAAGACCCAACCGACCCAAAAATAAGCAGCAGTCGAGGGCCAGGACGGGCCCCGCGGCCGGCAACGGAGAACCCAGCGTCATCAGGCCTTATTCAGACAGGTCTTctttggccagcagcagcggacaGTCCAGTTTGAACAGACTCCAATCTCGACAGCGCAGCAACTATGGCGAACGAAGAAACTCTCCC aCGTTTGACTCAACCCAAGAGGATGTGCAAAAGCCAGGGGCTAAGTCAACGGATTCGGCGGTTGAAGACCCTGATCTAGGCAACCATTCCGCTCCGGTCGATGCACCATCATTTCAACGTCGCCCATCATTCCGAA GACCAAATGCAGCCAACAAACCGAAACCAGTTGAGTCATCCGAATCGGCTGCTCCCAAATTGAACGACGACTCCGGCAGCTCCAAcatcagcagcatcagcaCTTCCGCCACTTCGCTATCTGAGAGACGTGCAGCAGCCCGTGAACGTATGCTGGGCAACAGGAGGATCCAGCAAAAGAGAATCGCATCTGCCGAATGA